Proteins from one Salmo salar chromosome ssa29, Ssal_v3.1, whole genome shotgun sequence genomic window:
- the cidea gene encoding cell death activator CIDE-A, with protein sequence MASLSIHSSVDYAKTLLPESWVRSVSTIQTTLSRRILPPPKPRPFRLCTQSRKQRKGVVAASLDDLLDQTASAFLLTCQFLILVLEEDGTVVDSEAFFQSLPANTPVMVLQEGEMWTRVLPSSSQPKRNGIGKLSFDLYKLNPKDFIGCLTIKATLYEIYTLSYDVQCTRAKGILKSLLRYLTCVARVAGQLLLCGSSYILQYIGNDDY encoded by the exons ATGGCTTCACTGTCTATACATTCAAGTGTGGATTATGCTAAAACCCTTCTCCCGGAATCTTGGGTGAG GTCAGTGTCAACTATCCAAACAACACTCTCACGCCGGATCCTTCCCCCACCCAAGCCTCGCCCCTTCAGGCTCTGTACCCAGAGTCGAAAGCAGAGGAAAGGGGTAGTGGCCGCCTCCCTGGATGACCTCCTAGACCAG ACAGCAAGTGCCTTCCTGTTGACATGCCAGTTCCTCATCCTGGTGCTAGAGGAAGATGGGACAGTGGTGGACTCTGAGGCcttcttccagtccctgccagcCAATACTCCAGTCATGGTcctgcaggagggagagatgtggaCTCGA GTCCTCCCAAGTTCCAGCCAGCCCAAGAGAAATGGAATTGGTAAATTGAGTTTCGACCTGTACAAGTTGAACCCCAAGGACTTCATCGGGTGTCTAACCATTAAGGCGACTCTTTATGAAATCTACACACTATCGTATGACGTTCAATGCACCAGGGCCAAGGGTATCTTGAA ATCTCTTCTGCGTTACCTGACGTGCGTGGCGAGAGTGGCGGGGCAGCTGCTTCTGTGTGGTTCCTCATACATACTGCAGTACATTGGGAATGATGACTACTAG